From Sceloporus undulatus isolate JIND9_A2432 ecotype Alabama chromosome 6, SceUnd_v1.1, whole genome shotgun sequence, one genomic window encodes:
- the LOC121933739 gene encoding olfactory receptor 14A16-like — protein MSNLTFISTFLLLEFSNIRELQIVYFFVFLALYLMAITGNLLIIIAVTLDHHLHTPMFFFVLNFAVMDIGTISVTIPKSMAMSLTNNRSISFSGCVAQVFCYFFCLSSDFCLLIIIALDRYVAIYNPLQYERIMHKGACLQMVATVWIIGLSYAMIHTGGTFANTFCSNVVSQFFCEVPQLLKLSCSKTFLVEGGLLILSCMIALGGFIFIIITYVRIFAAVLRIPSVHGQKKALSTCLPHLVVISVFIFSAVFAYGKPPSNTSSDLDLAFAVTYVIIPPILNPFIYSMRNKELKAALRKLIDLELFSKIRIKLLHN, from the coding sequence ATGAGCAATCTTACTTTCATATCTACTTTTCTGCTGCTGGAATTCTCAAATATCCGAGAACTACAGATtgtatatttctttgtatttctaGCCTTGTACCTAATGGCAATAACAGGAAATCTTCTCATCATCATTGCAGTGACCCTTGATCACCACCTACACACTCCTATGTTCTTCTTTGTCTTAAATTTTGCTGTGATGGACATTGGAACAATTTCAGTTACGATACCGAAATCAATGGCTATGTCCCTCACAAATAACAGGTCAATTTCCTTTTCTGGATGTGTGGCTCAAGTTTTCTGTTATTTCTTCTGCTTATCATCTGATTTCTGTCTCCTTATTATAATAGCCCTTGATCGATATGTTGCAATTTACAACCCACTCCAGTATGAGAGAATTATGCATAAAGGAGCTTGCCTTCAGATGGTAGCCACTGTGTGGATTATTGGTCTTTCCTATGCCATGATACACACTGGTGGCACCTTTGCAAACACCTTCTGTTCTAATGTAGTCAGTCAGTTTTTCTGTGAAGTCCCACAGTTATTAAAACTCTCCTGCTCTAAAACCTTTTTAGTTGAAGGTGGGCTTCTTATACTAAGTTGTATGATAGCACTAGGAGGTtttatcttcatcatcatcacatatGTTCGGATCTTTGCTGCAGTGCTCAGGATCCCCTCTGTACATGGACAGAAGAAAGCCCTATCCACTTGTCTTCCCCACCTTGTAGTTATCTCAGTGTTCATATTCAGTGCAGTTTTTGCCTATGGAAAACCTCCCAGTAATACTTCTTCTGATCTGGATTTAGCTTTTGCTGTGACATATGTCATAATCCCTCCCATCTTGAATCCATTTATCTATAGCATGAGAAACAAAGAGCTGAAGGCTGCATTGCGGAAACTAATAGATCTGGAGCTTTTTTCTAAAATCAGAATTAAACTTCTTCACAATTAG